From the genome of Lutra lutra chromosome 8, mLutLut1.2, whole genome shotgun sequence:
tccccactgagcagggagctcgatgcctGGCTGgatccaggatcccaggatcatgacctgagccaaaggcggaagcttagctgagccaccaaggcgcccctaaaccccgttttggttttttttttacattccctGCTGGTTGTTGCTGAGGTAAATCATAGTAAGAACGAAGAAGAGTGTCAATCCAACTGCTCCTGGGCGAAGACCGTCCATCCGCCCAGTTCATTCCTGGGATGTTGCCGGAAGCTCTTACTTTCATCAGAAGTAAAGAATTTAAGGACAGACCAGACAGGGTTGAGAAGTGCAAGTGAAGAGTTTATTAAAGAGAGAGGGTACACTCTTGAACTAGAGAGTGCGCCAGCTCAAGGGAGAGCTGTGCCCTGGGTGTGGGTCTCTATCTTTCATTGACAGTGTTAGCTAAGGGGTGCATTATTCATTATTTGGGGATggaattttttttggggggggagcaGGGTTCTGCACCTTTTCTCCCATATTTGTGAGGGCCCCTGGCCTTCTTACTCTTGGGCCTGTTGGGTTTGATATGGCTCGTTGTAGCTTTGTTTGTGCAATTCTGCCAGGACAGGTTGCTAACTTTCCTGATAATGGGCCTTGACTCCCCCTTTGTTGGCCTTGAGGCATCCTGATGACACCCAGCTAAGTGCCTACTCTACCACAGCCACACCTCGGCTGTGTGGGACTCTGGTGGGGACAAGTCTGTGGGGGCCCACATGAGTAGTGAGGACCCAGTTGAGAGCCTCGGGCACTGGTAAGCTAGAGCATCACCACTGATAGTCTGAGACcaatacaaaacagataatttatTGCCAGGGTCAAAACTGGCTGAACGGGGAATGCATCGTCGGAGGGCAAGTGGGCAAAATTCCTGTCTAATTCCTGGAGAATCTTCATAGATTTATGGCTTGTGGGTACAAAGAGTTTTGTCTGGGTTTAGAAGGTCCTTTAAGGCATATATCAAGGAATTCTTAATGAGTGTCCACAATATATGCCAGACCAATTAAGTCAGAATCCCTGGGGTTGGCTCATAGGCatcaatatatattattactaaaaatatatgtttataaaataaaaaaaataggattgcaaaaaatatatatatattattactatattaataATTGATTAATAattaatgtgtatgtatatatatacatgcacccATGTATATACCTAGAGTTCTCTAGAAAAGAGGGATAATCTTGCCGTCAAGACTGAAAGATCATTGTATTAAAGTTACATGtttgtcaaaacaaaaaaaaacaaactattttactgtaacaatttttttttaaaagattttatttatttatttgacagagagaaatcacaagtaggcagagaggcaggcagagagagaggaggaagcaggctccccgctgagcagaaagcccgatgcggggctcgaacccaggacctgggatcatgacctgagccgaaggcagcggcttaacccactgaggcacccaggcgcccctactgtaaCAATTTTTGATGGGATGAAGTCTTTAACCAAAAGCAGAATTAATGAAAAGGAGAACCTCCCTCCTACTCCCCTACcccttcaggttttttttctacTATATTTTCCCTCTCAGCTGACAAGAGCTTATTCAGAATTAAATAGGCAGTAACTTATTGAGAACAAAGCTCAAAAACCCAAAGTAATAGCTCCAATAGGTACGATTTTGGTGCCTTGGCATACGCTTTTAtatcattctggaaaacaatttccTTTGTATCTATTTCTTCAAGAAATCCTAAGAAGCTTCAAGATCCAAGCCAGTTGTCACTCTCGTTATAAAACCAGAATGAACTATTGACTGTAGAAGTTGTAGAAGAACAATGTAGAAGAATGTTGACTTTTGTGGGACTCTCCTCTTAGTTGCAGTTGCATTGCGGTCAAACTTTTGTCACATTCTATAGTCATAGTTTACTTAATGTTGCTTTTTCTAATACTCTGTGAGCTCCTTAATGTTGCTTCTCTTATTTCATCCACAATAGTATTTGAACTATTATGGATTTTATTGAATGGAATTAATGAATAATGCCTGTATTAGAGGTTTATTTTTAGACAAtgctattaaaattaagaaacctGGATCCAAATGGCATTTTCAGGTGAAAAGGAAAGTGCAAATCAGTGTAAAGAAATCTGTCtcatatttgcatatttgcatattGGACTTTATTCTTCCGGATGTCCTCACAAGTGGAAAACTGCAGTCAGTGCCAGTGATGAGTGGGGACATTTACTGTTTAATTTGGGAATCAGTTGCTCATTGGAAGTTATGttaaagtttttcatttaaatctgtGAGACTGGATCTCCTTGTGTATACTTCAGAGCCACAGCTGGAATAAGAGAAGGATCTTTCGGGAAGTTAAGTGAGACAGTATCTGAGCCTTTTTCATATAAAAGTGAAAAGTATCAGACTGGATTTTATTCCACAACATTTTGACAACCAAAAAGTCTGAGACACAGGATCAACTTTCTGGATTCTTTCTACAGAAATGCCATCTGGAATTGAAAATGCTTTTCTGATAGCAGCCACAGGAGGATTCCTAACTGGAATGTTGGGGAACAGTTTCATTGTACTAGTTAACTGCATTGACTGGGTGAAGGGTCAAAAGCTCTCATCAGCTGACTGCATTCTTACCAGCCTGGCTATCTCCAGAATCGTTCTTCTTTGCATAATACTGTTAGATTCATATTTAATGGTGGTGTGGCCGCATCTTTATACCATTGATAACATAGCAAAACTCGTTAATAGTTTTTGGACACTGAGCAATCACCTAGCTACTTGGTTTGCCACCTGTCTAAGTGTTTTCTACTTCTTTAAAATAGCCAATTTCTCCCACTCCTGTTTCACCTGGCTGAGGAGGAGAATTAGCAGAGTGCTACTCGTGCTTCCCCTGGGGTCTTTACTCTTATTGCTTTGCAACTTTGAATTAATCGATACATTTAGTAATTTCTCGGTTAATGTCTATCAAAGACACGAAAGAAACTCAACTTGGTCCCTAAATGTAAGTAAAACTCTGTATCTTAACAGCTtgattgttttcagtttcatcTACTTAATCCCCTTTCTTCTgtccctggcctccctgctccttttgtttctttccctgagGGGACACACCAGGAATGTGCAACAGAACTGCTCTAGGGACTTCAATACAGAGGCCCATAAAAGGGCCATGAAAATGGTgatgtctttccttttcctctccacagttcatttttcttccatcCTATTAAcaagttgggtttttgttttgctgcaGAATTCTCAGGTCAATTTGGTTGTCATATTATTATCAACTCTTTTTCCTTCAGGCCACTCATTTATTCTGATTTTGGGAAACAGCAAGTTGAGAAAAACTGCTTTAGGACTACTGTGGCATATTAATCACCACCTGAAAATAGCGAAACCTTTCATTTCATAGACTTTCCCAGAATTTTCTATATCCCAAGAGAATTAAATTAATGAAGAGACATTGAAGatccattttttgttgttgttgttgttgttgtttagatttttttaaatttgatacagagagagagatcacaagtaggcggagaggcaggcagagagagagagaggaggaagcaggctccccactgtgtagagagcccgattcggagcttgatcccaggaccctggatcatgacctgagccgaaggcaaaggctttaacccactgagccacccaggcgcccctgaagatccATTTTAACCTTTGTTTTCCTCACTGGATTCTTTTAGATACTATTAAACATCACAGACTTTCCCTGGAATGACCTATCAACTTAAAAAGCAAGCATCATCCTTATAACACTTGCTAGTAAAAAGGTTATTTTTGAGacaatatgaatataaaatatatcatgtgacatgtgttaattttatatgtgctggcaaatatttactatttctaaTGTGAGAAAAATGATTACTTAGAAATGAAAATCCCTTCCAAGTTGAAGTTGGTGGAATATTTGTacaatattaagttaaaaattaattaagGAATAAAAATGCTGTAAGGTCATCATCATATAACAACAGATACAACTTTTAAAACAATGGAACAGCGTCTCATTATGAATCCAACCTAGAACAGACATTACCTTTGTTGAGTAAGAGAAAAATCAACTTAATTTATAAGAAGTAACTGAATAATTATCCTTAAGTGTGTAAGAATACTTTTATGTGTACTTTACAATGATCAAAATCACACTTAGATACAGAGTTTGTGTGGGGTGTGTGTCTGCACATAAGGATTATATGAAGGCTGGTGTCCTTTGTCAGAGAAGACAAACCCAACCAACTCACCAGGGATAAGAACAGAAAGTTTACAGAAGAATACTGTGtatttgtataaattttatttcattttattttttttaaaggttttatttatttatttggcagagagagagttcacaagtaggcagagaggcagagagagagagggggaagcaggctccctgctgagcagaaagcctgatgcggggcttgatcccaggaccctgagatggtgaccttagccaaaggcagaggcttaaccactgagccacccaggcacccctatctgtataaattttaaacatgtttgtgtgtatatatactgttGGGTTGAcgtttataataaaataattgaaatgaaatcaAAGTAGCTGAAAATGAACATAATCTTAAGGCCAGCAGGTGGCAAAATTGTGCCAACTAATGATATTgcaattttgaataaaatgttcttatctagaaatttttagaaattacaattttaaacatatttaactATCAATAATGAAGAAATTGTTGTAGGGTTTTAAAGTGCCATAGTTTTTTGGTtgtacaagaaaacaaaaaacaaaaacaaactagataataaatgttgaaaaatatgtaggttataagttaattttttttggcGCAGTAGGTCAAGTCTGATGCTGGGAATATAAAAACCATAAGGGCTTTGTAAAGTGTACTCTTCCTCTAGGGAGCTGTGCTATGGGGTGCTCTGATAAAGATGAGGGTACATGTACATACCCACCCacagaaatttagattttttaactTCACTCATTATGTTGGACCCTATATAAGAAatttcctggggctggggggggggtggattgGATGAAGGagatcaaaagatacaaacttctagttatgaGAAATATACATActagggatataatgtacaacatgacaACTATGATTGATACCTGCTATATGGTAACCTTGAAAGCTGCGAAGAGAGTGGATCCTGAAAGTTCTTGAAAGTTACTGAGAATGGATCCcagaagttctcatcacaaggaaaaatacCTTTTTCTGGGTATCTGTATAGGAGGGTAGGTTGACAACTCATTGTGGTTGTCATTTTGCAGTATATGTAAGTTATTATGGTGTGCTGTTTAAGCTTACACagtgctgtatgtcaattatatctcaataaaactgaaagaaattttcTAATGATTGTCACTGGGATTATCCTTACTTTGGGAAAGGTGGAATTATAATCATACTGGCAATTGTTTAGAATCAAATTTGGTTTCAAACACATCTTTTTTAGTAAGAAAGTTAGATTACTTTGTACTTATTAGAAGTAAGCatatttagttttagtttttaggtCTACATGTGtcagttaattttctttaatgacCAAGATTCAAACAAAAAGATTTAAACAACCATGCACAGCCCTTGCTTCTTACGAGTGGGATTTAGTAGTAAATGTCTCATTACAATTAAGTAAATGTCTcattacaattacaattacaGGATTTAGGGCTCCTAATGTACTAATGTTGGAGAGATGAAGCTCTAAGAGGCAGGTGCCTATTCCTGATAAGCACAGAAAATGACCATTAAAAGATGAGGACTGTGTTACAGACCGGGCAGTGGCTACTTAAGAATTGCCTTCTCcttattaaaatggtattttgggATTAAGGTCTATACCTCCCTTTCCATAAAAGAGCCTGTGTTAGAGACTCCAGTCATAATCTAAGGAAAGCTTCAAAAGACAAAGGCACACTATGGTACCTCTATTCCTTAGCCTCATGTTTAAATtagttagttttaaaaataacctctTTCCCCTTTCATACAGATCTAACCTGACCTCTGAATTTTAGGGCTCCTATTAAAATTACATTCATTTGACTTCAGTTTGgcatattttcaagttttctttttatcaattaAAAACTAGTTTATTGAAAAATAGCCCCTTTTTTcaaattaaacttttgttttgttttgtttttgtttttatctgttggCCCTACTTCCATTACTGTGCCTATGATTTCAGAGTGAAGACGTTCCAGGCACAGTTACTTCATTAGCACTTTTTACCTTTTGGTtgtgacaatttattttttctcaatttggTTAATACGAAAAGGTATACCCAATCTATTTCACTCAATATATGAACAagcttcatttctctttgttcaaTGATGCCCTCCACTACCTTACTGCAAATAAATCCACATACTTGGTTATTTGAAAACCATGAAGATGGGCAAAATTTTCTAATGTTTGCAGCAGATCCCTAATTAGGATAGGAACTGGCAGGGGTGCCCTCAGATGTACTGCAGCTAAGCTGCTAAGAAATCCATAGTTTCTTCTTATCATTTGTTGTAGGCACTCAGTAATGTCCTTGGCGTTTTGACTGTCCTAAGAGCGTTGCTGAGATTTGTGTTTGTgtggagtggaggggggagaaGTGGACTTCAGTTGCAAAGATCCATGACTTGGTCTGGTGTAATCTTGCTGGGCAAAATAGGCTACAGAAGAATTCTCATTAAAATTCCAAGAAAGTTCCCACACTCATAAATCCAACCAACTGATGTCAATCAATTGAACCCTACCGGAAATTCTATTTATTGCAGGGGTTTCTTTCTTGGTTCACTTGCCTGAAACCTTCCAAGTCTGTTCTTCAGACTATTTTCCAGGCTCAGTTTCTGGcagttttctctctgtctccttttgttCCTATAGTCCTAAACTTTCCGTTCCCACCCctttttgtctccatgtattaagtcctattttctttttgactgTATCAAATCTATTAATGCTGCACCAGGATAAGCCTCCATTAAAATAGGATTGCAAAACtttataagagaaaatttaaataagcCTCCTCAGAGCAGTGATGGATAGTTTCAAAATTCATGTTAACTTAATCTCTACTCCTTAGAGGGAAGTAAAGAGTTCCCTTTCCTATCCTAGGTGTaatgtcctctctccctccatcccgtTCCTCCTCACATACAGGCCAAATGACTTTAGATggcaaaaagtataaaatgcttGAATTTACAAGTCAAATTATATTGAATGTTTATATTCTAACATATAAAGCCCTCAAattatattgaagaaaaaaaagacattgccAACTATGACTCAGGTATAGGTACTTCTATTTGAAATTtagaaacagggcacctgggtggctcagtgggttaagcttctgcctttggctcaggtcatgatcccagggtcctgggatcgagccccacattgggctctctgctcagcagggagcctgcttacacccccccccccacccccgcctgcctctctgcctacttgtgatctctctctgtcaaataaataaataaataatatatatacaaaaaaaagaaatttaagaaacaggaTTATTAAAAAAACAGGATTATTCAGCACTACCTATACATTAAAAAACTGAATCCCTCATCAAATTATCTGTAGGGATAAACGAGGTTTGACTGTAGTTTGGCCAATTACTATGACCTTGGAGAAGTTATCTAAcatctttaaattccagtttccttatctgaaaaatgatgATGAAAGTGTTTTTACTCATAGGATATACATGAGAATTATAGAGATCATGTACATAAATAACTGTACAGTTCCTGGTATTAAAAGCTcagtaagattaaaaaatgatgctGATAATAAGGAAAAGCTCTTTTAGCCAAGTAATCACATTGTTTTTGCCCtcaaaaaaaagttcttattcCCTATAAGTTATTATGTTACTATGATCATCATTTCCCTTTTAAACTGTTACAGGATTCTGATTCCCCATCATTTTTATCAGTTAAACTtcataaatgttttttctgtattgGTGAGAACTACACCACCTCTCTGCTTCTTCATGCTGTAGTGGTCTCTGGACCCATCAATATTCATGATGGCCTGAGAAGGCTCGATGTATGGGCAATAAAATGGATCACTTTAGTATCAGGGGCAACTATACCTTTCTTGACTAATGACTTTGTGCAGAAAATACAAATTTGGCATTTATCCAACTATGTTTATTATCTACGTTGATTAGGCAATGCTCTAAGGCAAgggatacagcaatgaacaaTCTTTGGCTTCATTGATGTTGCCTTCATTGATGTTGCCTTGCCTTAATGTGGTTTAAGAGGAATAAAACGACTTGCAAACTAGAGTAATAAGTGGTTTagccaaagaaaacaagattCTCCTTTGGGAAACTTCACTGAGTTATAAATGtgggaagaaaaatagaatgggTGTAAGAGCAATTGTGAAGAATAAAGGGCAAATCCTGGAGCCTTCATTCAGTTGCTACTTTGTATCTGCTGATACTATGTGAGCTGTAAAATTGGACAGGATACAGTATTTTTCCTCACAGAACTTCCAGTATAGCAGGAGGGTGTGAACTACAGTAAGGACTTAAGTGCCTTGTCTCTTTAGTGTAAGAAAGGGCGAAGCTGAAGAAAAAAGGTTGAAGGCACATATTAATGTAGCCACCGGAATGAAGCATTCTAGTCCCTCAACATTCCACGGCTAATGGAAAACTGTCtcttggatatttaaaaataaaaacaaaaacaaaactcacatcTGATAACTAATGCACAATTAGGCAAAAATAAGGCAGCCTATGAAAATGGCAGAGGTTGGTATTAACACAGCCCTTAGATGGAGTAAACGAAATGAACTCTAATATGATCAGGGGAAtctgggaaaaaagaataaaaaaaagtgaCTTCTAAATTCAGCCTTAAAACACATGTAGAGTAACaagaggcaaaaaggaaaaagaagagagtagagaaagaaagtagaaagaagatgTGCTTAAAAAAACTTTAGGAGTTTGACTGGAGACAAGAAGTAGCGACAGAGTAGGAAACAATTACCCAAAGCCAGACATGGTGCCGGAGGGGGCACTTGGTTTACAACCCAAGAGTGTATTTGTTGGTTGGACACCATTAGTGGAATACAAAACTGCAAATAGTATAAATCTTTACCTCTGCAAATAATGGCCTTTTATCTCTTAAaatccttctggaggctctgctATATGTCCCCAAGGTCAGTACCTTAACAGATCACCTTTAGGACTGAAAAGCTCCACTGGAAAAAAGCAGGCATTCTATGTTTTAAGTTTTACTCACATGCTAAGGAGATAATGTTAGAACAAATACTATTGTGTATATAACAAGCACTAAGGCAggcttatttttaattctcagacTGACTCTTcgaaggaagtattttttttttaagattttatttatttatttatttgacagacagaaatcacaagtaggcagagaggcaggcagagagagagaggaggaagaggaagcaggctccctgctgagagagagcctgatgcggggctcgatcccagggttgtgggatcgtgacctgagccaaaggcagaggctttaacccgctgagccactcaggtgcccctcaaaggaagtatttttaatctttcaataGTTGAGCTAAACCGGGTTTTAGGCAGATTAATGGATTCACCTAAAACCACGAAATTAATAGTTTGTATTTTGACAGTG
Proteins encoded in this window:
- the LOC125107045 gene encoding taste receptor type 2 member 42-like, with protein sequence MPSGIENAFLIAATGGFLTGMLGNSFIVLVNCIDWVKGQKLSSADCILTSLAISRIVLLCIILLDSYLMVVWPHLYTIDNIAKLVNSFWTLSNHLATWFATCLSVFYFFKIANFSHSCFTWLRRRISRVLLVLPLGSLLLLLCNFELIDTFSNFSVNVYQRHERNSTWSLNVSKTLYLNSLIVFSFIYLIPFLLSLASLLLLFLSLRGHTRNVQQNCSRDFNTEAHKRAMKMVMSFLFLSTVHFSSILLTSWVFVLLQNSQVNLVVILLSTLFPSGHSFILILGNSKLRKTALGLLWHINHHLKIAKPFIS